A region of Flavobacterium album DNA encodes the following proteins:
- a CDS encoding S8 family serine peptidase has protein sequence MKKLLYILFLLISIAVSAQQEDAWVYFTNKPDAGFYLANPLEMLSQKAIDRRAAHNIPLDVIDVPIHQAYIDGITASPGITVMAKSKWLNCLHVRGSEDAVNDLASLDFVDHIDFANKLLNTSGRPGSIQQPALVNKVMETQADFNYGTSVNQIQMLNGNVLHQQNFTGAGMTIAVLDAGFPGVDNLQPFQRLRDNNLILGGYNFVSQSDNFYSGGTHGMMVLSTMGGYTEGQLVGTAPDAFYYLFVTEDVSGENPVEESYWVQAAEMADSLGADVINTSLGYFIYDNPAYSYAYEDINGETAFITRGANIAFSRGMLCVTSAGNTANTANLHIGVPADAFNTLTVGAVNATEEYASFSSVGPSYDMRVKPDVMAQGVASALSGVDGSIGAANGTSFSSPITAGLVACLWQALPGLSNAEILQVVKQSADRYANPNIQYGYGIPDFAMALNDGLGLEDVKKQPFLIYPNPTQGVVNFVFPKGILSATVTVFNSLGQKVTEENLSLDHTSVTMNELAKGVYSYRIESGQETQSGRIIKE, from the coding sequence ATGAAAAAGCTGTTGTACATTCTGTTCCTGCTTATTTCCATAGCAGTTTCCGCACAGCAGGAAGATGCGTGGGTTTATTTTACCAATAAGCCCGATGCGGGTTTTTACCTTGCGAACCCGCTGGAGATGCTTTCGCAAAAAGCGATCGACAGGCGGGCCGCCCATAATATTCCGCTTGATGTAATAGACGTACCCATCCACCAGGCTTATATCGACGGGATAACCGCTTCGCCCGGAATTACCGTCATGGCAAAGTCCAAATGGCTCAACTGCCTGCATGTCCGCGGAAGCGAGGATGCTGTAAATGACCTTGCCAGCCTTGATTTTGTAGACCATATCGATTTTGCAAATAAGTTGCTTAATACTTCAGGAAGGCCGGGAAGTATCCAACAACCTGCATTGGTTAATAAAGTTATGGAAACCCAGGCTGATTTCAACTACGGAACTTCGGTCAACCAGATACAAATGCTCAACGGCAATGTGCTTCACCAGCAAAATTTCACCGGTGCCGGCATGACAATAGCTGTGCTCGATGCAGGGTTTCCCGGAGTAGATAATTTACAGCCGTTCCAAAGGCTTCGCGACAACAACCTGATACTTGGCGGCTATAATTTTGTAAGCCAGTCGGATAATTTTTATTCGGGTGGCACGCATGGCATGATGGTACTTTCTACCATGGGCGGCTATACCGAAGGACAACTTGTGGGCACGGCTCCGGATGCTTTTTACTACCTGTTCGTCACCGAAGATGTTTCCGGCGAGAACCCTGTAGAGGAGTCGTATTGGGTGCAGGCCGCCGAGATGGCAGACAGTTTAGGTGCCGATGTTATCAACACGTCGCTTGGGTACTTTATATATGATAATCCGGCCTATAGCTATGCCTATGAGGATATTAACGGTGAGACCGCGTTTATAACACGTGGCGCCAACATCGCCTTCTCACGAGGTATGCTATGCGTAACATCAGCAGGGAATACTGCCAATACTGCCAATCTGCATATCGGTGTGCCTGCGGACGCTTTTAACACGCTGACCGTAGGCGCTGTTAATGCAACAGAGGAATATGCCTCGTTCAGCTCTGTTGGCCCAAGCTATGATATGAGGGTCAAACCCGATGTGATGGCGCAGGGAGTGGCTTCGGCTTTATCAGGCGTAGACGGCAGTATCGGTGCGGCAAATGGTACGTCTTTCTCGAGCCCTATCACCGCAGGGCTGGTAGCCTGTTTATGGCAGGCGCTGCCCGGTTTGAGCAATGCCGAGATACTGCAAGTGGTGAAACAATCGGCTGACCGCTATGCCAACCCGAATATACAATACGGCTACGGCATCCCTGATTTTGCCATGGCGCTGAACGATGGCCTTGGTCTCGAAGATGTCAAAAAACAGCCTTTCCTTATCTATCCGAACCCTACACAGGGAGTAGTAAACTTTGTTTTTCCTAAAGGGATTCTTAGTGCAACGGTAACTGTTTTTAATAGTTTGGGACAAAAAGTCACGGAGGAGAATTTGTCTTTAGATCATACTTCAGTAACTATGAACGAACTTGCCAAAGGAGTTTACAGTTACCGGATCGAGAGCGGGCAGGAGACACAATCGGGCAGGATAATAAAGGAATAA
- a CDS encoding EamA family transporter, translated as MIYLILSIICSVTVGAIFKISKKHDTCTTQIVTWNYVFALILCYIFFNPDLSMAAPKAHWSLYTPLVILLPSIFHLMATSIKHMGIVRTDAAQRLSLFIPIIAAWLIFRENFSTLKLAGLAVGFPAILLILAKKKEESPSRNWMFPVLVLFGFGIIDVLFKHVAILPSPSYTTSLFFIFCGSLAVTMLVVLYQVIILKISLKLMSLAFGALVGIFNFGNILFYLKAHKEFAENPSTVFAAMNMGVIVVGSIAGIFIFKEKLSKWNYMGIVLALLAIVLITLSQVYKGV; from the coding sequence ATGATATACCTGATACTTAGTATTATCTGCAGCGTAACGGTTGGCGCCATTTTTAAGATTTCAAAAAAGCATGATACGTGCACTACCCAGATCGTAACCTGGAACTATGTTTTTGCACTTATACTCTGCTACATTTTTTTCAACCCCGACCTTTCGATGGCCGCTCCCAAAGCACACTGGAGCCTTTATACGCCACTGGTAATCCTGCTCCCGTCGATCTTTCATTTAATGGCTACATCCATAAAGCACATGGGTATCGTAAGGACGGATGCCGCCCAAAGGCTTTCGCTGTTTATACCCATTATCGCTGCATGGCTTATATTCAGGGAAAATTTCAGTACGCTGAAACTTGCAGGCCTTGCCGTAGGATTCCCGGCCATACTGCTCATACTTGCTAAAAAGAAGGAAGAAAGCCCCAGCCGCAACTGGATGTTTCCCGTGCTCGTTTTATTTGGGTTCGGTATTATCGATGTGCTTTTTAAGCACGTCGCGATATTGCCTTCGCCAAGCTATACCACATCTTTATTCTTTATTTTTTGCGGTTCGCTGGCAGTAACCATGTTGGTTGTACTCTACCAGGTCATTATCCTTAAAATAAGCCTTAAGCTTATGAGCCTGGCTTTTGGTGCGTTGGTGGGCATATTCAACTTTGGCAATATCCTGTTCTACCTTAAGGCCCATAAAGAGTTCGCCGAGAACCCTTCAACCGTTTTTGCCGCCATGAATATGGGCGTCATCGTTGTAGGCAGCATTGCCGGTATCTTTATTTTCAAGGAAAAACTATCAAAATGGAATTATATGGGGATTGTTTTGGCTTTGTTGGCTATTGTTTTGATAACGTTGTCTCAGGTTTACAAGGGGGTGTGA
- a CDS encoding putative phage abortive infection protein yields the protein MEANNTDEIKLYKLNYKAITMLILAFLALLFSFIAPYFFVKFSIIDLTDTGEIGDTLGGIMNPFIAIGGVLLTYLAFYMQFQANKLQREQFLKQLEEDKIQFKIELGEQQEQFKKTQFENQFYEMIRLHRENVDELNFNGEKLAENDDSLFIEKIVYEGKSVFKVIFNQFIICGNELSPFVKFNSVYIDDYKNKLLNEPYIKDNNISLALLAKIDICYSIVFYGLSAEGILVLKHIFKDKYRSDIIDLVINYLSLKPAFDEQIFTKWNIIKNAGTRTKKKKLVTAVYEWRKNRNIPNDSAYTEIENYHNRYIKYYGGHQFRIGHYYRHLYQMVSYVNNQTNIDYKEKYNYVKILRAQLSTYEQAIFFANSLSKMGESWEFKPEIDFDLKDFMKHDFELITKYNLIKNIPGDTIYGVNFKQFYPNIQYEGDSSAKKRVIYK from the coding sequence ATGGAAGCGAATAATACAGACGAAATAAAATTATATAAGCTTAATTATAAAGCGATTACAATGCTTATTTTAGCATTTTTGGCGTTGTTGTTTTCATTTATAGCTCCATACTTTTTTGTTAAATTTTCAATTATAGATTTAACTGACACAGGAGAGATTGGAGATACATTAGGCGGAATTATGAATCCATTTATTGCCATAGGAGGTGTTCTGTTAACATACTTAGCTTTTTATATGCAATTTCAAGCTAATAAACTCCAAAGAGAACAGTTTTTAAAGCAGTTAGAAGAAGATAAAATTCAGTTTAAGATTGAGTTAGGAGAACAGCAGGAGCAATTTAAAAAGACCCAGTTTGAAAATCAATTTTATGAAATGATTAGACTTCATAGAGAAAATGTAGATGAATTGAATTTTAATGGAGAAAAATTAGCTGAAAATGATGATTCATTGTTCATTGAAAAAATTGTTTATGAAGGGAAATCTGTTTTCAAAGTGATTTTTAACCAATTTATAATATGTGGAAATGAATTAAGTCCATTTGTGAAATTTAATTCTGTATATATTGATGATTATAAGAATAAATTATTAAATGAACCATATATTAAAGATAATAATATCAGTCTTGCTCTTTTAGCTAAAATTGATATTTGTTATAGTATAGTATTTTATGGTTTAAGTGCTGAAGGTATTTTAGTTTTGAAACATATTTTTAAAGATAAATATCGTTCAGATATTATTGATTTGGTAATTAATTATCTAAGCTTAAAACCGGCTTTCGATGAACAAATATTTACAAAATGGAATATTATAAAAAATGCAGGAACAAGGACAAAGAAAAAAAAATTGGTAACAGCGGTTTACGAATGGCGTAAAAACCGCAATATACCGAATGATTCAGCATACACTGAAATTGAAAACTATCATAATAGATATATTAAATATTATGGTGGACATCAATTTAGAATAGGACATTATTATCGTCATTTATATCAAATGGTAAGTTATGTAAATAATCAAACAAATATTGATTATAAAGAAAAATATAATTATGTCAAAATTTTACGGGCACAGCTATCGACATATGAACAGGCAATCTTTTTCGCAAATAGTTTGTCAAAAATGGGTGAATCTTGGGAATTTAAACCAGAAATTGATTTTGATTTAAAAGATTTCATGAAACATGATTTTGAACTTATAACTAAATATAATCTCATAAAAAATATTCCTGGGGATACAATCTATGGTGTTAATTTTAAGCAGTTTTACCCCAATATTCAGTATGAAGGTGATTCATCAGCAAAGAAAAGGGTAATTTATAAATAG
- the nadC gene encoding carboxylating nicotinate-nucleotide diphosphorylase: protein MISNTQFQHELDLIIANAIREDVGPGDYSSIACIPATATGRAKLIVKDNGILAGVDFVQQVFKYVDPNLEIEVFIKDGTPVKYGDIAFHVSGSSQSILKAERLVLNAMQRMSAIATKTKKYVDILEGTGTKILDTRKTTPGIRALEKWAVKIGGGENHRFALYDMVMLKDNHIDFAGGITPAIQKTHEYLKANNLDLKIIVEARSLEEVREIISNPGVYRILLDNFDYETTREAVAIIGDYCQTESSGGINEDTMRHYAECGVDYISSGALTHSIYNMDLSLKAF from the coding sequence ATGATCTCGAATACCCAATTCCAGCACGAACTCGACCTTATCATAGCCAATGCCATACGTGAAGATGTTGGCCCCGGCGACTACTCATCCATTGCCTGTATACCCGCCACTGCCACAGGTCGCGCCAAACTGATCGTTAAAGACAACGGCATCCTGGCCGGCGTGGACTTTGTGCAGCAGGTATTTAAGTATGTCGACCCCAACCTTGAAATCGAGGTTTTTATAAAAGACGGTACGCCTGTAAAATATGGCGATATCGCATTCCATGTGTCAGGCAGCTCGCAGAGCATCCTTAAAGCTGAAAGACTGGTGCTCAATGCCATGCAGCGTATGAGCGCCATTGCTACCAAAACCAAAAAATATGTCGATATCCTTGAAGGGACAGGTACCAAAATACTCGATACCCGTAAGACTACGCCCGGCATCCGCGCCCTCGAAAAATGGGCCGTGAAGATAGGCGGCGGCGAAAACCACCGCTTTGCGCTATACGACATGGTGATGCTCAAAGACAACCATATCGACTTTGCCGGGGGCATTACCCCTGCCATCCAAAAGACACACGAATACCTGAAGGCAAATAACCTCGACCTGAAAATTATAGTGGAGGCACGCAGCCTGGAAGAAGTCCGTGAGATCATAAGCAACCCGGGTGTGTACCGTATCCTGCTTGATAACTTCGATTATGAGACTACACGTGAAGCTGTTGCGATCATAGGCGACTATTGCCAGACGGAATCTTCGGGCGGCATCAATGAGGACACGATGCGCCACTATGCCGAATGCGGTGTGGACTATATTTCCTCGGGTGCGCTCACCCACTCCATCTACAATATGGACCTTAGCCTAAAAGCATTCTAA
- a CDS encoding YihY/virulence factor BrkB family protein, which yields MSVELEHRLERIPVIKHLVRFGKSIKLPYSEGLTLYHLVELYITGIVNGDISYRAGAIAFSFFMSLFPFTLFLFNLIPYIPLQGFKEDFMLFVHDNVPPNTYDAIADIITDIMTDKKANLLSFGIVLAILLMSNGMNAILSGFQNSMHITIKRTYFRQYALAIGLSLVFAIILIITVASIVILEYFIQTLTNHGWLNDDVWLLRLVRYLILILMILTTTSLLFKFAAKETRQAAFFSYGSVFSTVLFGLTSFGFSIYVSQFAQYNKLYGSIGTLLVLMLYIWINCFILLLGFELNALIHKLKRKNLYI from the coding sequence ATGTCGGTAGAACTCGAACACAGGCTCGAACGGATACCCGTTATAAAGCATCTTGTGCGCTTCGGCAAAAGCATAAAGCTGCCTTATAGCGAAGGGCTTACGCTGTATCACCTTGTCGAGCTCTACATTACCGGTATCGTCAATGGCGATATCTCCTACCGGGCCGGGGCCATTGCGTTCAGCTTCTTTATGTCGCTGTTCCCGTTCACATTGTTCCTGTTCAACCTCATTCCGTACATCCCGCTACAAGGCTTTAAGGAAGACTTTATGTTGTTCGTGCATGACAACGTGCCACCCAACACCTACGATGCCATAGCAGACATCATCACCGATATCATGACCGATAAAAAGGCCAACCTGCTTTCCTTCGGTATCGTGCTGGCCATCCTCCTGATGAGCAACGGTATGAATGCCATCCTGAGCGGTTTCCAGAACAGCATGCACATTACTATAAAACGGACTTATTTCAGGCAGTATGCGCTCGCCATCGGCCTGTCGCTCGTTTTTGCCATCATACTTATCATCACGGTGGCATCAATCGTAATATTGGAGTATTTTATCCAAACGCTGACCAACCATGGCTGGCTCAATGACGATGTGTGGTTGCTCAGGCTGGTGCGCTACCTGATCCTGATACTCATGATACTTACCACAACATCGCTGCTGTTTAAGTTTGCCGCCAAAGAGACCCGGCAGGCCGCTTTCTTCAGCTACGGATCGGTGTTCAGTACGGTTTTGTTTGGCTTAACCTCGTTCGGGTTTAGTATTTACGTTTCGCAATTCGCGCAGTACAATAAGCTGTACGGATCTATTGGCACGCTACTTGTATTGATGCTGTATATATGGATTAACTGTTTTATTCTCCTGCTTGGATTCGAATTAAATGCGCTTATCCATAAATTAAAACGAAAAAATTTATATATTTAA
- a CDS encoding DUF2147 domain-containing protein: MKKALLTLLFVAVAGIFSVQAQVTGRWKTVDDETGEAKSIVEIYEKDGKVYGKVVEILNPAKKNATCTKCKGADKDKPILGLVIIKGLTKDGDEWTDGDILDPSKGKLYSCTIELDGKDKLNVRGYMGISLLGRTQTWSRVK; this comes from the coding sequence ATGAAGAAAGCATTATTAACCCTTCTGTTTGTTGCCGTTGCGGGAATTTTTTCTGTACAGGCACAAGTCACGGGCCGATGGAAAACCGTTGACGACGAAACCGGTGAAGCAAAATCTATCGTAGAGATCTACGAGAAAGATGGCAAGGTGTATGGCAAAGTGGTTGAAATACTCAACCCCGCCAAAAAGAACGCTACCTGCACTAAATGCAAGGGCGCTGATAAAGATAAGCCTATCCTTGGCCTTGTAATTATTAAAGGCCTTACAAAAGATGGCGATGAATGGACCGATGGTGACATCCTCGACCCAAGTAAAGGTAAGCTATACAGCTGTACCATAGAGCTCGATGGCAAGGACAAGCTTAATGTTCGCGGATACATGGGCATCTCGCTTTTGGGCCGTACCCAGACATGGTCAAGGGTTAAATAG
- the priA gene encoding replication restart helicase PriA — protein MPYFIEVILPLNLTKPLTYSITQGEYGFLKPGMRVAVPVKNKIYTGLVTELHQNAPLLYEAKEIHQILDDEPLVTKIQLAHWQWVANYYMCSIGEVYKSAMPSGFLLESDTIITSLQDFDVESGELTDDEYLIYEALQQQSALKIQEVTSILNKKTILPIINRLIAKNVVAIQEEISEKYKPKTIRYIRLPEEFLREEQLAELMELLSKAPKQREAVMQYFQLQASEKKPITAKKLNDSGINSTVIKSLIDKNIFEEYFLDEDRVQFEGDNNAGFGLSHKQKEAFDEIKKSFGQKDVTLLHGITSSGKTEIYIKLIEEYINSGQQVLYLLPEIALTTQLVVRLTAYFGNQVAVFHSKYNNNERVETWNQVLSASETAKVVIGARSALFLPFQNLGLIIIDEEHEPTFKQQDPAPRYHARDAAIVLANAHKAKVLLGSATPSIETYYNASGGKYGYVELKERFGKVMPPEIILIDLKDKYKRKQMTGHFSDFMIETIAETLANGKQVILFQNRRGYSPWVECLTCGHVPQCPQCDVSLTYYKYKNQLRCHYCGHHIAKPTHCHKCQSPDLDTKGFGTEQIELELKTLFPDKHSWRMDQDTTRGKHDYEKIIDSFKNREIDILVGTQMLAKGLHFDNVALVGIMNADNMLYQPDFRAFERAYQMMVQVAGRAGRKDQRGKVLIQTYNPLYNIIRQVTDNDYEGMYKEQLYERHNFKYPPFFRLVRITLRHKDYEKVKEAAIWLFNVLSQQLGVTVLGPEEPGINRIRNEYIRTIMIKIPQGAALGGTKKAIQRVLSSFDAVSQYRAVKVTLNADPY, from the coding sequence ATGCCATATTTCATCGAAGTAATCCTGCCATTAAACCTGACTAAGCCACTCACCTACTCTATCACACAAGGAGAATATGGCTTCCTTAAACCCGGTATGCGTGTCGCGGTACCAGTTAAAAATAAGATCTATACAGGCTTAGTTACTGAATTGCATCAAAATGCACCATTACTTTACGAAGCAAAGGAAATCCACCAAATTCTCGACGATGAACCTTTAGTAACTAAAATACAGCTTGCGCACTGGCAATGGGTAGCGAATTATTACATGTGCAGCATTGGTGAGGTGTACAAGTCGGCAATGCCAAGTGGTTTTTTGCTGGAAAGCGATACGATCATTACATCACTCCAGGATTTCGATGTCGAAAGCGGAGAACTTACTGATGACGAATATCTTATTTATGAAGCCCTGCAACAGCAATCGGCATTGAAGATACAGGAAGTTACTTCCATACTTAATAAAAAAACAATCCTTCCTATCATTAACCGGCTGATTGCAAAAAATGTGGTGGCTATACAGGAGGAAATATCTGAAAAGTACAAGCCCAAGACCATACGTTACATCCGCCTGCCGGAAGAATTCCTGCGGGAAGAACAGCTTGCTGAATTGATGGAATTGTTATCTAAGGCACCTAAACAGCGCGAGGCCGTGATGCAGTATTTCCAGCTTCAGGCATCGGAAAAAAAACCCATTACTGCTAAAAAGCTTAATGATTCGGGGATAAATTCTACAGTCATAAAGTCTTTGATAGACAAAAACATCTTTGAAGAATATTTCCTGGATGAAGACCGCGTACAGTTTGAGGGCGATAATAATGCAGGCTTTGGCCTCAGTCACAAACAAAAAGAAGCATTTGACGAAATAAAGAAAAGCTTTGGGCAAAAAGATGTTACACTGCTTCATGGCATTACGTCGAGCGGCAAGACCGAGATCTATATTAAGCTCATTGAAGAATATATAAATTCCGGCCAACAGGTACTGTACCTCCTTCCGGAAATCGCGCTTACGACACAGCTTGTAGTACGGCTTACCGCCTACTTTGGCAACCAGGTAGCAGTATTCCACAGTAAGTATAATAATAACGAACGGGTAGAAACCTGGAACCAGGTGCTGTCTGCATCCGAAACGGCAAAAGTCGTCATCGGGGCGCGTTCTGCCTTGTTCCTGCCCTTCCAAAACCTGGGGCTTATCATCATCGACGAAGAGCATGAGCCAACTTTTAAGCAGCAGGACCCGGCTCCACGCTACCATGCACGTGATGCGGCCATCGTTTTGGCGAATGCCCATAAGGCTAAAGTTTTACTGGGGTCGGCAACACCCTCTATAGAAACGTATTACAACGCGTCCGGCGGCAAGTATGGCTATGTAGAACTGAAGGAACGCTTCGGTAAGGTAATGCCGCCTGAAATCATCCTCATTGACTTGAAAGACAAATACAAGCGCAAGCAGATGACCGGGCACTTCAGCGATTTTATGATCGAAACCATTGCCGAAACGCTGGCCAATGGCAAGCAGGTCATCCTGTTCCAGAACCGCCGCGGCTACTCGCCCTGGGTAGAATGCCTGACCTGCGGGCATGTTCCGCAATGCCCACAATGCGATGTTAGCCTTACCTACTATAAATATAAAAACCAGCTGCGCTGCCATTATTGCGGCCACCACATTGCCAAGCCCACGCACTGCCATAAGTGCCAGTCGCCCGACCTCGATACCAAGGGATTTGGTACCGAGCAGATAGAACTCGAGCTTAAAACATTGTTCCCCGATAAGCATTCGTGGCGCATGGACCAGGATACTACCCGGGGCAAGCATGACTACGAAAAGATAATCGATTCGTTTAAGAACAGGGAAATTGATATTTTGGTAGGTACCCAGATGCTGGCAAAGGGGCTGCATTTTGATAATGTTGCGCTCGTGGGGATAATGAATGCAGACAACATGCTGTACCAACCGGATTTCCGTGCATTTGAGCGCGCTTACCAAATGATGGTTCAGGTTGCGGGGCGTGCCGGGCGGAAAGACCAGCGTGGTAAAGTTTTGATACAAACGTATAACCCACTGTATAATATCATTCGCCAGGTGACCGATAATGATTATGAAGGCATGTACAAGGAGCAGCTATATGAAAGGCATAATTTTAAATATCCTCCGTTCTTCAGGCTTGTACGGATTACATTGCGGCATAAGGATTATGAGAAAGTAAAAGAGGCGGCAATTTGGCTGTTCAATGTGTTGTCGCAACAGCTTGGCGTAACGGTGCTGGGGCCGGAAGAGCCGGGCATCAACAGGATACGCAATGAATACATCCGTACCATAATGATCAAGATCCCACAAGGTGCCGCGCTGGGAGGCACCAAAAAAGCGATACAAAGGGTGCTCTCAAGCTTTGATGCCGTATCACAATACAGGGCAGTAAAGGTGACACTTAATGCCGACCCGTATTAG
- a CDS encoding LytR/AlgR family response regulator transcription factor: MKLNCVVVDDSTIHRITVAKLVNEHPDLTLVGDFSNASDARNCILNKSVDLLFLDIEMPVQTGFDLLDGLKSRPQIIFVSSKSDYALKAFDYAAVDYLHKPVNKERFYKAVQKAIEMHQMKNDGAEEEAEFIFVKSNLKNFKVYISKIKWIEAFGDYVKINTEDDTHLVLSTMKSFENDLPPDKFLRVHKSFIINIDKVQRFNSKFAEIGKTQIPLSRNKKEDLANALNKPS; the protein is encoded by the coding sequence ATGAAACTTAACTGTGTTGTTGTTGATGATAGCACAATACATAGGATTACTGTAGCAAAACTGGTTAATGAGCATCCCGACCTGACGCTCGTTGGAGATTTTTCCAATGCTTCAGATGCCCGTAACTGCATCCTTAACAAAAGCGTCGATCTCCTGTTCCTGGATATAGAAATGCCGGTACAAACAGGGTTCGACCTGCTCGATGGACTCAAATCAAGGCCGCAGATCATCTTTGTATCGTCAAAATCAGATTATGCCCTTAAGGCTTTTGATTACGCCGCTGTCGATTATTTGCATAAGCCCGTCAATAAGGAGCGTTTTTACAAGGCAGTGCAAAAGGCTATTGAAATGCACCAGATGAAAAATGACGGTGCCGAAGAGGAGGCCGAATTTATTTTTGTAAAAAGCAACCTCAAGAACTTCAAGGTTTATATCTCAAAAATAAAATGGATAGAGGCTTTCGGGGATTATGTAAAGATCAATACCGAAGACGATACGCACCTGGTGCTCTCTACCATGAAATCTTTTGAAAACGACCTGCCGCCAGATAAATTCCTGAGGGTTCATAAATCCTTTATCATCAATATTGATAAGGTGCAGCGTTTCAACAGCAAATTTGCAGAAATAGGCAAAACACAGATACCCCTGAGCCGCAATAAAAAAGAAGACCTTGCTAACGCACTCAACAAACCGTCCTAG
- the rpsF gene encoding 30S ribosomal protein S6, translating to MNHYETVFILNPVLSETQVKETVSKFEDYLTSRGAQIVAKEDWGLKKLAYEIQHKKSGFYTLLQFQAPGEILIGFETEFRRDERVMRFLTVSLDKHAISWAERRREKLKTKAAN from the coding sequence ATGAATCACTATGAAACTGTTTTCATCTTGAATCCCGTTTTATCTGAAACCCAGGTAAAGGAAACAGTAAGCAAGTTTGAAGATTATCTTACTTCAAGAGGTGCCCAGATCGTTGCAAAAGAAGACTGGGGATTGAAAAAATTGGCTTACGAGATCCAGCACAAGAAAAGCGGATTTTACACACTATTGCAATTCCAGGCTCCGGGCGAGATCCTTATCGGCTTTGAAACCGAATTCCGTCGTGACGAAAGGGTAATGCGTTTCTTAACCGTAAGCCTTGACAAGCACGCCATCTCATGGGCAGAAAGAAGAAGAGAAAAATTAAAAACTAAAGCAGCCAACTAA
- the rpsR gene encoding 30S ribosomal protein S18, whose product MSNIEQSAKGKKDGDIRYLTPLNIETNKTKKYCRFKKSGIKYVDYKDPDFLLKFVNEQGKLLPRRLTGTSLKYQRKVSVAVKRARHLALMPYVADLLK is encoded by the coding sequence ATGTCAAATATAGAGCAGTCAGCTAAAGGAAAAAAAGACGGGGATATCAGGTATCTTACGCCTTTGAACATAGAAACGAACAAGACTAAAAAGTATTGCCGTTTCAAAAAATCAGGTATCAAATATGTAGATTACAAAGACCCTGATTTCCTATTGAAATTCGTAAACGAGCAGGGGAAATTGCTTCCGCGCCGTTTAACAGGGACTTCCCTAAAATACCAAAGGAAAGTATCTGTAGCTGTAAAGAGGGCACGTCATTTAGCATTAATGCCATATGTGGCTGATTTATTAAAATAA
- the rplI gene encoding 50S ribosomal protein L9 — protein MELILKQDVQNLGFKDDVVTVKAGYGRNFLIPQGFAQMATPSAKKVLAENLKQRAFKEQKIVNEAKATAEALKALEIKLTAKAGGEKLFGSVTNADIAEALEKAGQPIDRKFITSGIVKRTGKYSASIRLHRDVIVDLPYEIVAEQEK, from the coding sequence ATGGAACTTATACTTAAACAAGACGTACAGAATTTAGGTTTTAAAGATGATGTAGTTACCGTGAAAGCCGGATATGGCCGTAACTTCCTAATTCCACAAGGATTTGCCCAAATGGCAACGCCTTCAGCTAAAAAAGTTTTGGCTGAAAACCTTAAACAAAGGGCTTTTAAAGAGCAAAAGATTGTAAACGAGGCAAAAGCGACTGCTGAAGCGCTTAAAGCACTTGAGATAAAACTAACTGCAAAAGCAGGCGGCGAAAAACTATTTGGTTCTGTAACCAATGCTGATATCGCAGAAGCGCTTGAAAAAGCAGGACAGCCTATCGACAGGAAATTCATCACAAGCGGTATCGTTAAGCGTACCGGCAAATACTCTGCAAGCATCAGGCTTCACAGGGATGTGATCGTTGACCTTCCTTACGAGATCGTTGCTGAACAGGAAAAATAA